The Styela clava chromosome 3, kaStyClav1.hap1.2, whole genome shotgun sequence genome includes the window CACTTAATTTGGTAACCGAATTACAGTTGACAATGTAGTTAGTGACTGATTGGGTATAGCCTTGTTCAAGATAAAAgtgtaataaaactaataaaattcaGTCTTTGAGGGAAACAAtatttgtataataataaaCTTAAGACCTCCTCTAAATTAATTATGGATAAGTTTTTTGAATTATTACGACACGAATGATTCGTAATGTTTAAGTTTCCAGGCATTTTGTGTTTTCAGTTCGTAATTAGTCGTCTTTTGAACATTTCAGGGGATACAGATCGAAACATACTAAAACAAGCTACACAAGTAGTCGAAGATCCTGACAAATGCCAAAATGTGTACAAAGGGTTGCACTATAATccaaataacaatttttgcGTGAAGAGAAGCACGACAGACATCGTGGACATGCAGTGCAGAGTATGTggattgttatgaaaaaaattgttccATGTTTTTAGTCCAGTTGTACATTTGGCAATACATGCTGTAATGGACGTGATGAGTTTAAGGGGAAAATAATCAAAGTGATCTTTGCGTTGAGGCCCAAATACTGTTTACCTTGCTCTATATAGCTCAACTCAACCAAGCAGTAGCTGCTTGTCCATAAATTTGTTTGATTCAAATGAATAATGATATACCAGaaattattgaataatatttaacaGTTGGTATTCCGTTGTCATGATTAAGGTACATTTATTCATGATTTGTGCAGGGCGATTCCGGTGGACCACTTGTTTGTCTTGAAAATCGCAAGTGGATTTTGTACGGAGTTGCAAATTGGGGTCCGAGAGATTGCGAGAAAAAAGGCGAAGGCGGATATTCATTAGTACCTTCCATGATGGAGTGGATATGTTGTTATATAACTGCTGATATTTTACCTTGTATTTATACGAAATGTAATACACAGTTAACATAAATGTATGAAATGGTGGTGGTGAGCGTGTTGTTACTTAACCAAGATTTTAGTTTAAACCTACTACTGGCTCACGCCACGATGTTCACCAATGAATGCCAATCTACCACGCCGTCGCAACTATTTGTGGTTTCCTACCTGTCGGttgcaacttttttatttagTCAGTGTAATAAAGCTGACTGTTCCtgtttatttcttttttgttcGTGTTGTAGACGaaatatcgaaataaaattgtattgcaaTTAATATTAAAGACGCCAACGACTGGCCGGTTTCGTTCGCCACACCAACCCATGCATTCCGGAATCGGAGCGACagattttttattgtaattaatATAGCAACGGACGCTAGCGGCCAGGCGTATTTTCGCCATGAAAATCCACGCAGTCTACGGCCAAATCAGGGATCCTCATATCGGTTTACAGACTTTGCCTTACACGAAGGTTATCATGAAAAACCACATAGTTAATATATACGGTATACCAAAATACGCTGTTTACGAAAGCAAACTGCTGCATAAATTAATAATCTTTAATTCCGGTTTGTGGGAACATGGAAAAATGGCAGTGAGAAACAGGaaatattctttataattggCTAGAAAAGTTGCAATATGGTTTTTCCTTCAAGTGAGTATATGCCATACCACCAATCGTTGTGCAAAGCTTTAGTTTTGCAGAAGTGACAATGATCCTTTTCGGGAAAATGTTCTTTTGCGACTCTACCCCCAATAACTTGGAAGAACAAGCttagaataatgatatttgaattGTACACTGTAACATATTGTAGAACCATGTTCATTATAAGCATCTCTGAAAAAGGGAAAATTTTCCAATTGAACTTGATTTTTATTGTTAAATGCAGTTTGGTGGTGTGTTCTCTGGGGGAGAGAAATATCATTGCTGCCTTTGAAAGATGCATTGCGACATCGATTGTCTACAGGCAGCAAGTTTGCATCCATTTCTTTTCTAAGAAAGGTCTTCGGTTTTAACAACAATATTTGAGTCCTCTGTTTTTTGATTCGGTTCAAcatttttctcttcaactacagCAGGGGTTTCTTCCAAGTCCTCATCTCTTGGTTCAGGTTTTTCCATTTTCAGTTCAACAGTCTTCTCCTCAATTACCGCAGAGGTCTCTTCTGGGACCCCTTCTTTTGGtttatgttttttcattttcagttcAACAGTCTTCTCTTCAACTACCGCATGGGTTCCTTCTGCGTCCTCATATTTTGGTTCaggttttttctttttcagctCAACAGTCTTCTCCTCAACTACCACAGGAGTCTCTTCTGAGTCCTCATCTTTTGGTTTAGGTTTTTTCTTTTTCGGTTCAACAGTCTTCTCTTCAACATCCGCATGGGTTCCTTCTGCGTCCTCATATTTTGGTTCaggttttttctttttcagttcAACAGTCTTCTCCTCAACTACCACAGGAGTCTCTTCTGAGTCCTCATCTTTTGGTTTACGTTTTTTCTTTTTCGGTTCAACTACCGCATGAGTCCCTTCTGAGTCCTCATCTTTTGGtttatgttttttctttttcggTTCAACAGTCTTCTCTTCAACTATCGCAGGGGTCTCTTCTGGGACCTCATCTTTTGGTTTCGATTTTTTCTTTTCTGTtttcttttttagtttttcttctttttcaagACGTTCTTTCTCTCTTGCTTCTTCCATTTCTTTCTTTGTTCTCCTTTTTCTCTTGGGTTTAACAGGAGTGTCACCAGCAGGTGATGCTTGTGATGCGTCACTTTTTCTCTTCCGTGGAGTTCCAGTACTTGAACGTTTCCCTCCGCTAGCTTTAGAAAAATCAGGATCTGACCTGGTGCATTGAGGACACATCCATAAACCTTTTAgaacaaatttaaatatatttaaaaagtatTAAAAGATAGTTTATAGGCGCTGCTATAATATGTAATCTACTATTTTGCATAGCCAATGCAAAAACTGTGCTCACGACTGGGCATAAACAACATACCGAAGTCCCAGAATGGGTTTGGTAAAATTATGCAtggacaaaaaataaactcaGATGTAATATGGGCTTAAAGGAAAATACTGGGAATAAAATACCTGAAGGAAGATTTCTCAACCCAACACAAAATGTGTGATATCCTCTGTCACATCTATCGCAAAACATCATTTTATCTTCATGATGAGGTTTACTGCAGTATGTGCATGTCTTACATTCCAGGCATTGCCAATTGTAAGTTACAATAACAGAAACAAGATCTTTACTCATGTCCAGGCAAGATGGATGacctgaaaatttttttcagaattcacagctagcaaaataaaattgaataaacgaTATTAACAAAATGTTGCACTAAGCAATGCctgaaaaaactgaaatattcaaaattggttatattaAATATACTGAATTTAGGAAATTGACATCCGGTAGTCGAGACCAAGGAAGTTTCAGATACCTTCTGATAACctaaaaaacagtcaaataatctttcaattttctGGACATCATTATTTTATCAGTTTGAATACTAATACGTACAAAATTATCTGTTGCAAATGGCCCAATATAGTTTAAATTGTTTGATTTTGGCCCAATCCCAACGTTCTACACTAGACAGTCAGATCATCTGGTCTGGGCCAGAATAAGTATAATCCATACCATAGTTATCACATTGTGAACAAGATATCAAATCCTCCGGTTCTTCTTTCTTATTTGAGGTTTCATCTTTTAGGCAAATGCCACAGATTGGTTTATCTATATCCTAAACAAGttgaaaaaatgttaaatacTTGATGATGATGTAAAAATCTTGAATCATGATTGACATGAACAAGAGATAGATCAGATATACAAAAGCTGATTAGTTCACAAgttgaatgaataaatattagaTACTCGTAGAAGataaaaatttgtaagaatGCTAATAAACAATTCAATATAGGCATAGTAAGaagaaatgatgaaaatatcttaaatcaGGATTGGTATGAACATAAGACCCAATATTCAAAAGCTGATTAGTTTACTGGTTGCTTTGAGTAACAGCCTGGTAACCGTCATTGTGAAAACATAAAACCTACATCAATATAACTCATAGATACATCTTTATCTGGTTCTTCCTTTATTGCTTGATTTTTTATTGATGCATTTCTGTCTTCATCTGTATTTTGAATTTCTGTtactgttgttattgttgtggAAGACCGATCTCCCGTTTCTGTGTTTCCCTTTTTCGGTGCTTCATCAGAATTGTCCGATGATGCAGAAACAGTGGAAtctaaaaacagaaaaattataTCTGAATACATAAAACTGATTTCAGAAGCAAGTAAATAAATCTAAACAAGCTGAAAGATGAATAATAATGATACTATGCAGGAAATTCAGTTGTATTTCAATAATCTTGCCAGAAGATTACGCTCCCTCTAACCCCCAAACGCAGTGTTCGAAGTTATAAAATGCCATGGGTAGATTGTTTCCAATCTTGGGTTCAAAAGACTCACACTATCTCACACAGAGTGCTCTTAGTTAAGTGAATAATTCCATTCTTATTCttctaattaaaattttaatttattggaATTGTGATCATATTCTTTGGTAAAGTTAATTTATTTAAACGCAAGATTATATTGAATAAGTGTAGAATTTCCACCTCTTGGACCATTATCCTTATCTACTCGAGATTCTTTCGTGTGACCATCTTCATCAATTGACCTCAAACTCTTGGAATCTGCAGTTTCAGTGTCCATAGATTCCTGTTCCTggagtaaaaatatttcaatcacgGTAATATAAG containing:
- the LOC120342179 gene encoding uncharacterized protein LOC120342179 isoform X2, with the protein product MEVSDPLPGSEPEHVPVVDGSSNNKDTGGQGGQSVAQIVPVIEVPISDTQTTEDVKDLVTVFAPIKPSERTDSYQCIDAKLNEDSSDRRLSREDIETMEIMQNENTDSKGIPDSWPNTPDTCTHASTPINGHVPDISTNEDSMASSITTTRSIDPILKQKNTFSLLTAADVIEYQWPNDGTGDYYMIQEQISSFLSITSFKRKYPEIERRKLDARELNHLMLNMLVSEVQVTLGLTAVRSRDVCDLMMREYPDKYQEYVNVLDEKRKESIKKKHLQYSAPTVEKSQMPSYLKKAMKQVSDFNARLNRQRRDEFGLYYDMQTNVLQIPQRKMKKVHPDFTRPSLYPCALIPGQFQEYCQKYTSDELNYFPLNTVVYGPPPPPPLDLLDSMDSDASEQESMDTETADSKSLRSIDEDGHTKESRVDKDNGPRDSTVSASSDNSDEAPKKGNTETGDRSSTTITTVTEIQNTDEDRNASIKNQAIKEEPDKDVSMSYIDDIDKPICGICLKDETSNKKEEPEDLISCSQCDNYGHPSCLDMSKDLVSVIVTYNWQCLECKTCTYCSKPHHEDKMMFCDRCDRGYHTFCVGLRNLPSGLWMCPQCTRSDPDFSKASGGKRSSTGTPRKRKSDASQASPAGDTPVKPKRKRRTKKEMEEAREKERLEKEEKLKKKTEKKKSKPKDEVPEETPAIVEEKTVEPKKKKRKPKDEDSEETPVVVEEKTVELKKKKPEPKYEDAEGTHADVEEKTVEPKKKKPKPKDEDSEETPVVVEEKTVELKKKKPEPKYEDAEGTHAVVEEKTVELKMKKHKPKEGVPEETSAVIEEKTVELKMEKPEPRDEDLEETPAVVEEKNVEPNQKTEDSNIVVKTEDLS
- the LOC120342179 gene encoding uncharacterized protein LOC120342179 isoform X1; amino-acid sequence: MEVSDPLPGSEPEHVPVVDGSSNNKDTGGQGGQSVAQIVPVIEVPISDTQTTEDVKDLVTVFAPIKPSERTDSYQCIDAKLNEDSSDRRLSREDIETMEIMQNENTDSKGIPDSWPNTPDTCTHASTPINGHVPDISTNEDSMASSITTTRSIDPILKQKNTFSLLTAADVIEYQWPNDGTGDYYMIQEQISSFLSITSFKRKYPEIERRKLDARELNHLMLNMLVSEVQVTLGLTAVRSRDVCDLMMREYPDKYQEYVNVLDEKRKESIKKKHLQYSAPTVEKSQMPSYLKKAMKQVSDFNARLNRQRRDEFGLYYDMQTNVLQIPQRKMKKVHPDFTRPSLYPCALIPGQFQEYCQKYTSDELNYFPLNTVVYGPPPPPPLDLLDSMDSDASEQESMDTETADSKSLRSIDEDGHTKESRVDKDNGPRDSTVSASSDNSDEAPKKGNTETGDRSSTTITTVTEIQNTDEDRNASIKNQAIKEEPDKDVSMSYIDDIDKPICGICLKDETSNKKEEPEDLISCSQCDNYGHPSCLDMSKDLVSVIVTYNWQCLECKTCTYCSKPHHEDKMMFCDRCDRGYHTFCVGLRNLPSGLWMCPQCTRSDPDFSKASGGKRSSTGTPRKRKSDASQASPAGDTPVKPKRKRRTKKEMEEAREKERLEKEEKLKKKTEKKKSKPKDEVPEETPAIVEEKTVEPKKKKHKPKDEDSEGTHAVVEPKKKKRKPKDEDSEETPVVVEEKTVELKKKKPEPKYEDAEGTHADVEEKTVEPKKKKPKPKDEDSEETPVVVEEKTVELKKKKPEPKYEDAEGTHAVVEEKTVELKMKKHKPKEGVPEETSAVIEEKTVELKMEKPEPRDEDLEETPAVVEEKNVEPNQKTEDSNIVVKTEDLS